In Croceibacterium atlanticum, one DNA window encodes the following:
- a CDS encoding DUF1852 domain-containing protein produces MARDVAFTIRSLRFDDTYTPTEGTRLTTNFANLARGERRQDNLRNALQMIDNRFNDLAHWDNHKRDRYTVELDIISVEINIPDEAAFPAIEILRTTILDRKTGKRIEGIAGNNLSSYVRDYDFSVLLPRHNEGREEFSVPEGFGELHGRLFKAFVASDAFKAHCGKPPVICLSVSDAKTYHRTANRHPILGVEFVPDESSLTEQYFRKMGMQVRYFMPPKAAAPLAFYFVGDLLNDYSNLELIGTISTMETFQRIYRPEIYNANSMAGECFRPSLGHQDFSLTRIVYDREERGRLAVEQGRFAERYFIKPHSAFVGRWLDNLAA; encoded by the coding sequence ATGGCGCGAGATGTCGCTTTTACGATCCGAAGTCTCCGGTTCGACGACACCTATACTCCAACAGAAGGCACGCGGCTCACCACCAATTTCGCCAATCTGGCGCGCGGAGAACGGCGCCAGGACAACCTGCGCAACGCGTTGCAGATGATCGACAACCGTTTCAATGATCTGGCACATTGGGATAATCACAAGCGCGATCGCTACACGGTCGAACTCGACATCATCTCCGTCGAGATAAATATCCCGGACGAAGCGGCGTTCCCGGCGATTGAAATCCTCAGGACCACGATCCTCGACCGCAAGACGGGCAAACGGATCGAAGGCATCGCCGGTAATAATCTCTCGTCCTATGTGCGCGACTATGATTTCAGCGTGCTGCTGCCCCGCCACAATGAAGGGCGCGAGGAGTTCAGCGTGCCGGAGGGTTTCGGCGAGCTTCACGGCAGGCTGTTCAAGGCCTTCGTTGCCTCCGACGCCTTCAAGGCGCATTGCGGCAAACCCCCGGTGATCTGTCTCAGCGTATCGGACGCCAAGACCTATCATCGCACCGCGAACCGGCATCCGATCCTGGGAGTCGAATTCGTGCCGGACGAATCCTCGCTGACCGAGCAGTATTTTCGCAAGATGGGGATGCAGGTGCGCTATTTCATGCCGCCGAAGGCCGCGGCCCCGCTCGCATTCTACTTCGTCGGCGACCTGCTGAACGATTACAGCAACCTCGAACTGATCGGCACGATCAGCACAATGGAAACCTTCCAGCGCATCTACCGCCCGGAAATCTACAATGCCAATTCGATGGCCGGGGAATGCTTCCGGCCCAGCTTGGGGCATCAGGATTTCTCGCTCACGCGGATCGTCTACGACCGTGAGGAGCGCGGGCGCCTTGCCGTCGAGCAGGGCCGTTTTGCCGAACGCTATTTCATCAAGCCTCACAGCGCGTTCGTTGGCCGCTGGCTCGATAATCTTGCCGCCTGA
- a CDS encoding methionine synthase, which translates to MTGLLPTSIVGSLPKPVWLAEPEKLWSPWKMEAGQLAEGKRDALVLSCAEQHRAGLDIVSDGEQTRQHFVTTFIEQLSGVDFARRETVTIRNRYEASVPTVVGPVAREKPVFVDDARHLRAHTDRPIKWALPGPLTMVDTLYDAHYRSREKLAWEFAAVLNQEARELQAAGVNIIQFDEPAFNVFFDEVNDWGVAALERAIEGLNCETAVHICYGYGIKANTDWKATLGSEWRQYEEIFPRLQTSGVDLVSLECHNSRVPMDLIELIRGKKVMVGAIDVASNRIETPEEVANVLRSALQFVDPDKLYPCTNCGMAPLPREIARGKLKALSEGAELVRRELTGVQASPRESSTHHRAGETVAAS; encoded by the coding sequence ATGACAGGATTGCTCCCCACCTCGATTGTCGGCAGCCTGCCCAAGCCCGTCTGGCTGGCCGAGCCGGAAAAACTCTGGTCACCGTGGAAAATGGAAGCCGGCCAACTTGCCGAGGGCAAGCGCGACGCTCTTGTCCTGTCATGTGCCGAACAGCACCGCGCCGGGCTCGACATCGTCAGCGATGGCGAGCAGACGCGGCAGCACTTCGTCACGACCTTCATCGAACAGCTCTCCGGCGTCGATTTCGCGCGGCGCGAGACGGTCACTATCCGTAACCGCTACGAGGCGAGCGTGCCCACCGTGGTTGGCCCGGTCGCCCGCGAAAAACCCGTGTTCGTCGACGATGCGCGCCATTTGCGTGCGCATACCGATCGCCCGATAAAATGGGCACTGCCCGGCCCGCTGACGATGGTCGATACGCTCTACGACGCCCATTACCGGAGCCGTGAAAAGCTGGCCTGGGAGTTCGCAGCGGTCCTCAACCAGGAGGCGCGCGAACTCCAGGCTGCGGGCGTGAATATCATCCAGTTCGACGAGCCCGCATTCAACGTGTTCTTCGACGAGGTCAATGACTGGGGCGTTGCCGCATTGGAACGCGCGATCGAGGGGCTGAATTGCGAGACCGCCGTGCACATATGCTATGGCTACGGCATCAAGGCCAACACCGACTGGAAGGCGACGCTCGGTTCGGAATGGCGGCAATATGAAGAAATCTTCCCCAGGCTCCAGACATCCGGCGTCGATCTGGTTTCGCTCGAATGCCATAATTCGCGCGTTCCGATGGACCTGATCGAGCTGATCCGCGGCAAGAAGGTGATGGTCGGGGCGATCGATGTGGCGAGTAACCGGATCGAAACACCGGAGGAAGTCGCGAACGTCCTGCGCAGCGCGTTGCAATTCGTCGATCCGGACAAGCTCTACCCTTGCACCAATTGCGGTATGGCGCCGCTTCCCCGTGAGATCGCAAGAGGCAAGCTCAAGGCATTGTCAGAAGGGGCTGAACTCGTGCGCCGGGAACTGACGGGTGTGCAAGCATCGCCGCGGGAATCGTCGACGCATCACCGGGCCGGTGAAACCGTCGCGGCAAGCTAG
- a CDS encoding flavin reductase family protein, whose amino-acid sequence MSDSAIFDATSIRALRDCCSRFATGVAVITTRTPEGDHGMTLSAFMSVSLDPPLICISVDKRAKMLPRIEASEQYVVNVLPEHMRAHALHFAGRPEAGLTDLFEERYGLPVLREAAAVIVTDLVQCVTAGDHVLLVGHVRHFRHDSFARPLLWYAGEFGSLAAWANPAI is encoded by the coding sequence ATGTCAGATTCCGCCATTTTCGACGCGACCAGCATCCGGGCCTTGCGGGATTGCTGCAGCCGGTTCGCTACCGGTGTCGCGGTCATCACTACCCGCACGCCCGAAGGCGACCACGGCATGACGCTGAGCGCTTTCATGTCGGTCTCGCTCGATCCGCCGCTGATCTGCATTTCGGTCGACAAGCGGGCCAAGATGCTGCCGCGGATCGAAGCTTCGGAACAATATGTGGTCAATGTCCTTCCAGAGCACATGCGCGCCCACGCCCTGCATTTCGCCGGGAGACCCGAAGCGGGGCTGACCGACCTGTTTGAAGAGCGGTATGGCCTGCCCGTTCTGCGCGAAGCGGCTGCCGTGATCGTGACCGATCTCGTGCAATGCGTTACGGCCGGCGACCACGTTCTTCTGGTCGGCCATGTCCGCCACTTTCGCCATGATTCATTCGCCAGGCCGCTGCTCTGGTACGCCGGTGAGTTTGGCAGCCTCGCGGCGTGGGCGAATCCTGCCATATAG
- a CDS encoding TonB-dependent receptor, with translation MKKAGMLAFSVSTLALAGNAAAQEATTAAGEEQSQQSSQGLQEIIVTAQKRTESLNDVPLSITVASGEQLRNQGVSDVADLVKIVPGFNYTESAYATPVYTLRGVGFYDTSLAAKPTVSVYQDQVPIPFSIMTRGATLDLERIEVLKGPQGTLFGSNATGGAINYIAAKPTDYFEGGMNASVQNFGEVTVGGHVSGPLGDTIKARIAAQTVQGGAWQRSYTRDDELGDQRFTNARMLVDFEPSDSLRFEMNVNGFIDKSDGQAAQLTGVVPLGNPARLGDLATYPIAPENNRDADWTEEQQPKRDNWFYQASLRGDLDLSNAVTLTSITSWSEYSHDTDIDPDGVSLRGYFYNTTGKITALSQELRIQGETGNLTWILGGNFAREKTYQQDDAGPYDQSTSAYNFVDAGIGGPFFVYSQYARQKFVNKAVFANLDYDIGDMITLHGGIRYTDTDIDFTGCTADRGDALGQGIENLLNFIRSGAGLDPVTIAPDACVTIDSATLTAVEVTDTLDEDNVSWRAGIDFKPSADTLVYASVSRGFKSGSFPLLSASDAKQFSPVTQESVTAYEIGTKLTVLDRMAQINAAVFYYDYSDKQFKGRVVANPDIFGPLEALVNVPRSEVKGAEVQLDLAPTDGLRISIGATYLDTKIKGSFVNYDSYGNQVEFAGSSFPYTPKYQVVMDGQYEWALSDNVSPYIGANLSFQSDSKAVLGDARVTPSADLSSRGGLLIDDYILIDLRAGMTIAEKYKIGAFVRNLTNEYYWTNATRITDTTVRYTGRPRTFGISASVSF, from the coding sequence ATGAAAAAAGCCGGTATGCTTGCTTTCTCGGTTTCGACACTGGCGCTTGCCGGTAATGCAGCCGCGCAAGAAGCGACAACAGCCGCCGGGGAGGAACAGTCCCAGCAGTCATCGCAGGGCCTCCAGGAAATCATCGTTACGGCGCAAAAGCGCACGGAATCGCTGAATGACGTGCCGCTTTCGATCACCGTTGCATCGGGCGAACAGCTCAGGAACCAGGGCGTCAGCGACGTCGCCGACCTCGTCAAGATCGTGCCGGGCTTCAATTATACCGAAAGCGCATATGCCACTCCGGTTTATACGCTGCGCGGCGTGGGCTTTTACGACACAAGCCTTGCGGCCAAGCCCACTGTCAGCGTCTATCAGGACCAGGTGCCGATCCCGTTCTCGATCATGACGCGCGGAGCTACGCTCGACCTTGAGCGCATTGAGGTATTGAAGGGGCCGCAGGGCACGCTGTTCGGTTCAAACGCCACGGGTGGCGCGATCAACTATATCGCCGCGAAGCCTACCGATTATTTCGAAGGCGGCATGAATGCCAGCGTTCAAAACTTTGGAGAGGTGACCGTGGGCGGCCATGTCAGCGGCCCACTGGGAGATACGATCAAGGCGCGTATTGCCGCGCAGACAGTACAAGGCGGTGCGTGGCAGCGTAGCTATACCCGTGACGACGAGCTTGGGGATCAGCGCTTTACCAATGCGCGCATGCTGGTGGATTTCGAACCGTCGGATAGCTTGCGCTTCGAGATGAATGTGAATGGCTTCATTGACAAGAGCGACGGGCAGGCGGCCCAGCTGACAGGGGTGGTGCCGCTGGGCAATCCGGCACGGCTGGGCGATCTGGCCACCTATCCCATCGCGCCTGAAAACAATCGCGATGCGGATTGGACGGAAGAGCAGCAGCCCAAGCGCGACAACTGGTTCTACCAGGCCTCGCTGCGCGGCGATCTCGATTTGTCGAATGCTGTTACGCTCACCTCGATTACAAGCTGGTCGGAATATTCGCACGACACCGACATCGACCCCGACGGCGTTTCGCTGCGCGGCTATTTCTATAACACCACCGGCAAGATCACCGCCCTGTCGCAGGAATTGCGCATTCAGGGCGAGACGGGAAATCTGACCTGGATCCTTGGCGGCAATTTCGCGCGCGAAAAGACTTATCAGCAGGATGATGCGGGACCTTACGACCAGTCGACATCCGCGTATAATTTCGTCGATGCCGGGATTGGCGGCCCGTTCTTTGTCTATAGCCAGTATGCGCGCCAGAAATTCGTGAACAAGGCGGTCTTCGCCAATCTTGATTACGATATCGGGGACATGATCACCCTGCATGGCGGTATCCGCTATACCGACACCGACATCGACTTTACCGGCTGTACCGCCGACCGCGGAGACGCGCTGGGGCAGGGGATCGAGAACCTGCTCAACTTCATCCGGTCGGGGGCCGGGCTCGATCCCGTCACCATCGCGCCTGATGCCTGTGTCACCATCGATTCCGCAACGCTGACTGCCGTGGAGGTTACCGATACGCTGGACGAAGACAATGTGTCGTGGCGGGCAGGCATTGATTTCAAGCCTTCGGCCGATACGCTGGTCTATGCCAGTGTCAGCAGGGGCTTCAAGTCGGGCAGCTTCCCACTGCTCTCGGCCAGCGATGCCAAGCAGTTCAGCCCGGTCACGCAAGAATCGGTTACCGCTTATGAGATCGGCACCAAGCTGACGGTGCTTGACCGCATGGCGCAGATCAACGCTGCTGTTTTCTACTATGATTACAGTGACAAGCAGTTCAAGGGCAGGGTGGTAGCCAACCCGGATATCTTCGGCCCGCTCGAAGCGCTGGTCAATGTGCCCAGGTCCGAGGTCAAGGGCGCCGAAGTCCAGCTTGATCTTGCTCCCACCGATGGCCTGCGGATCAGTATCGGCGCGACCTATCTCGACACCAAGATCAAGGGTAGCTTCGTCAACTACGATTCCTATGGCAATCAAGTCGAATTTGCCGGATCCAGCTTCCCTTATACACCCAAGTATCAGGTCGTGATGGATGGCCAGTACGAATGGGCGCTCAGCGATAATGTTTCGCCCTATATCGGCGCCAATCTCAGCTTCCAGAGCGATTCAAAAGCTGTGCTGGGCGATGCGCGTGTGACGCCTTCCGCTGATCTGAGCAGCCGTGGCGGTCTGCTGATCGACGATTACATCCTGATCGATCTGCGTGCCGGTATGACGATCGCCGAGAAATACAAGATCGGTGCATTCGTCCGCAATCTGACAAACGAATATTATTGGACGAATGCGACACGCATCACCGATACGACCGTGCGCTATACCGGCCGGCCGCGAACCTTCGGAATCAGCGCTTCCGTAAGCTTTTGA